From the Comamonas odontotermitis genome, one window contains:
- a CDS encoding XdhC family protein: MEDMDALVLRTLKDWLEAGHPALLATVVRTWGSSPRPEGAMMALRGDGQAVGSVSGGCIEDDLIQRFSGPQRAAAVGGQPTQLVRYGVTADEAHRFGLPCGGTLELLLEFAPPLPVLCDLVERLSRGLLVERIVDGRTGVTSLAPALQAIDLQWDGDTMRNVLGPAWRMLLIGAGAMAQYLATMAQFSGFAVTVCDPREEYWGALSLPGVRLWHDMPDDAVLAFAPDPRSCIVALSHDPKLDDLALLEALRSPAFYVGAIGSRRNTDSRKDRLKTHFGETEASLARLHGPVGLYIGSKTPAEIAVSIMAEILAVKNGVALPREMSVEQGKALAGASL; encoded by the coding sequence ATGGAAGACATGGACGCCCTGGTGCTGCGAACCCTGAAGGACTGGCTCGAAGCCGGCCACCCGGCGCTGCTGGCCACGGTGGTACGCACCTGGGGCTCGTCGCCCAGGCCGGAAGGGGCCATGATGGCCTTGCGCGGCGATGGCCAGGCGGTCGGCTCGGTATCGGGTGGTTGCATTGAGGACGACCTGATCCAGCGCTTTTCGGGGCCGCAGCGCGCCGCGGCCGTGGGTGGCCAGCCCACCCAGCTGGTGCGCTATGGGGTCACAGCCGATGAGGCGCATCGCTTCGGGCTGCCGTGCGGCGGCACCCTGGAGTTGCTGCTGGAGTTTGCACCCCCCTTGCCGGTGCTGTGCGATCTGGTGGAGCGCCTCTCGCGCGGCCTGCTGGTGGAGCGGATTGTCGATGGCCGCACGGGTGTTACCTCGCTGGCGCCTGCCCTCCAGGCCATCGACCTGCAGTGGGACGGCGACACCATGCGCAATGTGCTGGGCCCTGCCTGGCGCATGTTGCTGATCGGGGCAGGCGCCATGGCGCAGTACCTGGCCACGATGGCGCAGTTTTCCGGTTTTGCCGTGACGGTGTGCGACCCGCGCGAAGAGTACTGGGGCGCGCTCAGCTTGCCCGGCGTGCGGCTGTGGCACGACATGCCCGACGACGCGGTGCTGGCCTTTGCCCCTGACCCGCGCAGCTGTATCGTGGCCCTGAGCCACGACCCCAAGCTCGATGACCTCGCCCTGCTAGAAGCCCTGCGCAGCCCGGCGTTCTATGTGGGCGCCATTGGGTCGCGCCGCAATACCGACAGCCGCAAGGACCGGCTCAAAACCCATTTCGGCGAGACCGAGGCGAGCCTGGCGCGCCTGCACGGCCCGGTGGGCCTGTACATCGGCAGCAAGACCCCGGCGGAGATCGCCGTCAGCATCATGGCCGAGATACTGGCCGTCAAGAACGGTGTCGCCCTGCCGCGTGAGATGAGCGTGGAGCAGGGCAAGGCCCTGGCGGGCGCCTCCCTCTAG